A region of the Cannabis sativa cultivar Pink pepper isolate KNU-18-1 chromosome 3, ASM2916894v1, whole genome shotgun sequence genome:
AAAATAAAGCAATGTCTAATGGAAGTCGCTCAATGGCTTGGCTGGGGAGGGCAGGCCACGGCAGAGCTAAACCAAGTCTCCAAGTGGATTAATCGAACCAAAACCAGCAAGTTTTCAAGGGAAGTGATGGCTGCTTGTTTAGCCAGCCTTGTTTACCATGTGTGGAAAATGAGGAATGGGCTAATTTGGCAAGGAAAGGAGCCTATTTGGGTACATCTAACTGCCAAAATCAAAGAGAATGTAAAGCAAAGAGTCATCTTTGTATGGCCTAAGAAAGTTAGTCAAAAAGATGAGATTTGGTTTAACAACTTGTAAAGTTTATGTATAGATAGATATACCAAGGCCTTAGCAAACTTTGCCAAGGTGTTTATAGATTGTATAAACATTGTTGTGAGCAATAAAATTTATactgattcataaaaaaaaaaatattgaaatgagaaaaaaagagtaatttgcggcataaataattaaatttaactctcagttgtaaataaatacctaagtttaatttttggtggCAATAATAGTTaggttatatttttagaactccGTAAGTACCTGAttgttaaatatattaaataaattgacACTTGGAGATCTTTGAATGGTCCAAGTCAtgagtttttatttcttttttaaaaaaattaatttaaatatatcaataaaaaaaatgatttgaCATTTAACGGTTACTTATAAAgtttcaaaatataacttaatattattaccgtcatttatttataattaaaagttaaatttaaatttgtatgcagcaaattattaaaaaaaaaaaaaaaaaaggttagatTGGGGATTTTTGGTGTAAATAGGGATATAGTCCGCCGTGCCTACGGTTCCAACTAAAAGTCCGAAGACTTTCTCTTCCACCAAAACACCCCCCAAAACCAACATTGATCCAACTATCGAACACCGATGGCCGAGAACCAAAGACCCACAAACATTCTCGACTCTTTAGGGGAGGAGATTGTCAGAATTGTCACTCCAGTCTCAATATGCATGTTCATGGTGGTCATTTTGGTCTCCGTTCTCAGCTCGGATACTTCTTCCTCTGCCAGCTTCAGTACAATGGCCACCATGGCATACACAGAAGTGAGCTCAGATTCCTCCTGGGACAAATTCGTAGGTGCCCTTTTGAACTCTCTTGTGTTTGTGGCAGTTGTTACTGTTGTCACCTTCGTGTTGGTCCTCCTTTTCTATCTAAGATGTACTAGATTTTTGAAATTCTACATGGgtttctcttcttttcttgttttgatGTTTATGGGTGGTCAAATAGCTGTTTTTCTGCTCCAAGATTTTAGTATCCCTATAGATTGTGTCACATTTTTAGTAGTTTTGTTTAATTTTGCTGTGGTGGGTGTTTTAGCTGTTTTCATGTCAAAAATGGCAATTTTTGTGACACAAGGATATTTAGTTGTCATTGGAATGCTGGTTGCTTATTGGTTTACTCTTTTACCTGAATGGACTACTTGGGCGCTCTTAGTTGCTATGTCACTTTATGATCTTGCTGCGGTTTTGCTGCCTGTTGGGCCATTAAGAATCTTAGTTGAGCTTGCAATATCTAGAGATGAGGATATTCCTGCTTTGGTGTATGAGGCCCGGCCGGTGACTCATGATGATTCTGGTTTAAATGGTCGTGTGGTTCATAGAAGGGTATGGAGAGATAGAAGGAATGACATTTCAAGTAGTGGGGATGATTCCAA
Encoded here:
- the LOC115709684 gene encoding presenilin-like protein At2g29900, whose translation is MAENQRPTNILDSLGEEIVRIVTPVSICMFMVVILVSVLSSDTSSSASFSTMATMAYTEVSSDSSWDKFVGALLNSLVFVAVVTVVTFVLVLLFYLRCTRFLKFYMGFSSFLVLMFMGGQIAVFLLQDFSIPIDCVTFLVVLFNFAVVGVLAVFMSKMAIFVTQGYLVVIGMLVAYWFTLLPEWTTWALLVAMSLYDLAAVLLPVGPLRILVELAISRDEDIPALVYEARPVTHDDSGLNGRVVHRRVWRDRRNDISSSGDDSNISTNSVLVGNESENHRINSSLNVSESHEISDSNSNLSQHNVTSLVRAEEGQVVDINSELVVPLLQQRINVPRIAQEENGATVENLVLEGIGLASSGAIKLGLGDFIFYSVLVGRAAMYDFMTVYACYLAIVAGLGITLVLLAVYQKALPALPVSVLLGVLFYFLTRFLLEAFVVGCSLNLLMF